From Rhodamnia argentea isolate NSW1041297 chromosome 10, ASM2092103v1, whole genome shotgun sequence, a single genomic window includes:
- the LOC115739148 gene encoding BTB/POZ and TAZ domain-containing protein 3: MASPDVDSPWSSSMGETFCGYFNMQLEEADPANISPALEFPSPSSSNNCSIPKPPSPPGNTFTRSNHARIPDCSSVPKETKHTWDSLFKDAYGADVYIFMEENSFIMAHSSILSAASPVLRNIMHQSTVRNGMRYIRIAGIPNEAVQAFIRFLYSSCYEEETMKKYVLHLLILSHSYSVPSLKRVCTHYLEYHWLTKENVVDVLQLARYCDAPRLSLFCIRMVLKDFKSISLTEGWKVMKRANPALEQELLEAVVEVDSRKQERSRKMEERQVYLQLYEAMEALLHICRDGCRTIGPRDKLLNVSQPACGFPACKGLETLVRHFSSCKVRVPGGCVHCKRMWQLLELHSRMCAEPDDCTVPLCRQFRVKIRHQSKKDDSKWRMLVHKVIAAKNALGPFSPRCSGLL; this comes from the exons ATGGCCTCACCAGATGTTGATTCTCCATGGTCATCCTCCATGGGTGAAACATTCTGCGGCTATTTCAATATGCAACTGGAGGAAGCAGATCCAGCCAATATTTCACCTGCGCTGGAATTCCCCTCTCCATCCTCCTCCAATAATTGTAGTATCCCCAAACCGCCGTCTCCCCCTGGTAATACCTTTACAAGATCCAATCATGCAAGAATTCCAGATTGTAGTTCAGTCccgaaagaaacaaaacatacATGGGATAGCCTTTTCAAGGATGCATATGGCGCAGATGTTTACATTTTTATGGAAGAAAATTCATTCATTATGGCTCATTCCAGTATACTG TCCGCTGCATCACCAGTGCTTCGTAATATAATGCATCAATCAACAGTTAGGAATGGTATGAGGTACATCAGGATTGCTGGGATTCCTAATGAAGCTGTCCAAGCTTTCATTCGCTTTCTTTACTCGTCCTG CTACGAAGAAGAAACGATGAAGAAGTATGTTCTCCATTTGCTGATTCTATCGCACTCCTATTCAGTTCCATCATTGAAAAGGGTTTGTACTCACTATCTGGAGTATCACTGGCTGACCAAAGAAAATGTTGTAGATGTGCTCCAGTTAGCTAGGTACTGTGATGCACCAAGGCTTTCCCTCTTTTGTATCCGCATGGTTCTGAAGGACTTCAAAAGTATATCCTTGACTGAAGGTTGGAAAGTAATGAAGCGTGCTAATCCTGCTCTTGAACAAGAGCTCCTAGAGGCGGTTGTTGAAGTAGATTCT AGGAAACAAGAGAGGTCGAGGAAGATGGAAGAGAGACAGGTATACTTGCAACTTTACGAGGCCATGGAAGCGCTCCTTCACATATGCAGAGATGGTTGCCGGACGATTGGACCACGAGACAAGCTCCTCAATGTATCACAGCCTGCCTGTGGATTCCCTGCTTGTAAGGGACTTGAGACCTTAGTACGCCATTTTTCCAGTTGCAAGGTCCGCGTTCCTGGAGGATGTGTTCACTGCAAGCGCATGTGGCAGCTTCTTGAACTGCACTCTCGGATGTGTGCCGAACCTGATGATTGCACGGTTCCTCTCTGTAG GCAATTTAGAGTGAAGATTCGGCATCAAAGCAAGAAAGATGACTCCAAGTGGAGAATGTTGGTCCACAAAGTAATTGCAGCCAAGAATGCGTTGGGACCATTTTCACCTCGGTGCTCAGGTTTATTATGA